One Phaseolus vulgaris cultivar G19833 chromosome 2, P. vulgaris v2.0, whole genome shotgun sequence DNA window includes the following coding sequences:
- the LOC137811296 gene encoding kinesin-like protein KIN-14R isoform X1, with the protein MDPIQTNDVHEYPQTLFSEPNDSLMQDANESLFDSMVCDPTSRLIPTGFTRKTEEECFMFVNAGGDAFSEAAGATFLGDTYFDGGNVMRTDERIVEGGDYPFIYQSARLGSFCYRFDNIPPGDYVVDLHFVEIININGPKGMRVFNVYIQDEKVLSELDIYAIVGANKPLQLVDSSVSVKDDGVILIRFEGISGSPVVSGICIRRETKASVPQVTSDHIKCSHCAAQIEIPSSQMKVMQAKSTAKYESKINELKMQCEIKAKECYEAWMSLTATNEQLETVQMELDNVTIKSHTTDQTVEKQAESLRNISNRYELDKKKWADAIYSLQEKIKLMKSDYLKLSFEAHECVDSIPELNKMVFAVQELVKQCEDLKVKYNEEMTKRKKLFNEVQEAKGNIRVFCRCRPLNKAEISAGYNTVVDFDAAKDGCLGILTSGSVKKPFRFDRVYTPKDDQVDVFADASSMVISVLDGYNVCIFAYGQTGTGKTFTMEGTQLNRGVNYRTLEHLFKVSKERSETFSYDISVSVLEVYNEQIRDLLATGQTSKRLEIKQASEGFHHVPGVVEAKIDSINEVWNVLQTGNNARAVGSNNINEHSSRSHWYQDLVVFLLLYYVFFFYNLCIKMTLFFFFYFSMLCITVKAKNLLNGDCTKSKLWLVDLAGSERLAKTEAQGERLKEAQNINRSLSALGDVISALAAKSSHIPYRNSKLTHLLQDSLGGDSKTLMLVQISPSDQDLGETLSSLNFATRVRGVEVGPVKKQIDTSELQKLKAMLEKARSDCRTKDESMRKLEENFQSLESKAKGKDQIYKNLQEKIKELEELNKATQSESEKQISQLSDKLRGKEETCSSLQQKVRELEKRMKEQLQSESASFQQKVRDLEKRLKDQMQGSESESAILKDKIKELERKLREQEQSSMSMIHQQMKELEDRYREREQQWQCREREQQWQQTQSYVDAVKATPDIGKSFMNEECPSEIEAGILRCSDSVNRQISQGSSLFKGSDSTNKIRSKTRGFRSNDENNFVMSSSLHDRKVTRKSDPPKIVRSVRPTPRPATANNQAPVSHKRASTSRDQVQGIRERESKKKIWSR; encoded by the exons ATGGATCCGATTCAAACGAACGATGTTCACGAATACCCACAAACCCTATTCTCAGAACCCAACGATTCTCTAATGCAAGATGCCAATGAGTCCCTGTTCGATTCGATGGTTTGTGACCCCACTTCAAGGCTCATCCCAACTGGCTTTACCAGAAAAACAG AAGAGGAATGTTTCATGTTTGTAAATGCTGGAGGGGATGCTTTTAGTGAAGCAGCTGGTGCAACGTTCCTGGGTGACACGTATTTTGATGGTGGCAACGTTATGCGAACCGACGAGCGGATAGTGGAGGGTGGAGACTATCCATTTATCTATCAATCAGCTCGGTTGGGAAGCTTTTGTTATAGGTTTGATAACATTCCTCCTGGAGACTATGTTGTTGATCTTCATTTTGTGGAAATCATTAACATAAATGGGCCAAAAGGAATGAGGGTCTTCAATGTATACATCCAAGATGAAAAG GTTCTGTCTGAATTGGATATCTATGCAATTGTTGGAGCCAATAAGCCACTGCAGTTGGTTGATTCAAGTGTGTCTGTGAAGGATGATGGGGTGATTCTCATACGATTTGAGGGTATATCTGGAAGCCCAGTCGTAAGTGGGATTTGCATAAGGAGAGAAACCAAGGCCTCAG TTCCACAAGTAACAAGTGATCACATTAAATGTAGCCACTGTGCTGCACAGATTGAAATTCCTTCATCACAG ATGAAAGTTATGCAGGCAAAGTCTACGGCAAAGTATGAGAGTAAGATAAATGAGCTCAAGATGCAGTGTGAGATCAAGGCAAAAGAATGCTATGAAGCATGGATGTCATTAACTGCAACAAATGAGCAATTGGAGACAGTCCAGATGGAACTTGACAATGTGACAATTAAGTCACATACTACTG ATCAAACTGTGGAGAAACAAGCTGAAAGCCTGAGGAATATTTCTAATAGGTACGAGCTTGATAAGAAGAAATGGGCAGATGCAATTTACAgtttacaagaaaaaataaag TTGATGAAAAGTGATTATTTAAAACTTTCCTTTGAAGCGCATGAATGTGTTGATTCGATTCCTGAATTAAATAAGATGGTTTTTGCAGTTCAGGAATTGG TCAAACAGTGTGAAGATCTCAAAGTGAAGTACAACGAAGAGATGACAAAGAGAAAGAAACTCTTCAACGAAGTTCAAGAGGCTAAAG GGAACATTCGGGTTTTCTGCCGATGCCGTCCATTGAATAAGGCTGAAATATCAGCTGGATACAATACAGTTGTGGATTTTGATGCAGCTAAGGACGGATGCCTTGGAATTTTGACAAGTGGCTCCGTCAAAAAACCATTCAGATTTGACAGAGTTTATACACCAAAAGATGATCAAG TTGATGTTTTTGCTGATGCATCATCAATGGTAATCTCTGTACTGGATGGCTACAATGTTTGCATCTTTGCTTATGGGCAAACAGGAACAGGGAAGACATTCACCATGGAAGGAACACAGCTGAACAGAGGAGTAAATTACAGGACTCTTGAGCACTTGTTTAAAGTTAGTAAGGAAAGGAGTGAAACTTTTTCATATGACATATCTGTTAGTGTGCTTGAGGTTTACAACGAACAAATCAGAGACTTATTGGCTACTGGACAAACATCAAAAAG GTTGGAGATAAAACAAGCTTCTGAAGGATTTCATCATGTTCCCGGTGTTGTAGAAGCCAAGATTGATAGCATAAATGAAGTGTGGAATGTACTGCAGACTGGAAATAATGCTAGAGCAGTTGGAAGTAACAACATTAATGAGCATAGCAGTCGATCTCATTGGTACCAAGATCTtgtagtttttcttttattatactATGTCTTTTTCTTCTACAACCTCTGCATCAAGAtgactctttttttctttttctatttcagCATGCTATGTATAACAGTAAAGGCTAAAAATTTGTTGAATGGCGACTGTACCAAGAGCAAGCTTTGGCTTGTGGATTTGGCAGGTAGTGAGAGGCTTGCAAAGACTGAGGCTCAAGGGGAACGACTTAAGGAAGCACAAAATATAAATCGATCTCTTTCTGCTCTTGGAGATGTAATATCTGCTTTGGCAGCTAAAAGTAGTCACATTCCATATAG GAACTCTAAACTGACACATTTACTTCAAGACTCGCTGG GAGGCGACTCTAAAACTCTAATGCTTGTACAAATAAGTCCATCAGACCAGGACCTAGGCGAGACACTGAGCTCGCTTAATTTTGCAACTAGAGTGAGGGGTGTTGAGGTAGGCCCTGTTAAGAAGCAAATTGATACAAGTGAACTTCAAAAGTTGAAAGCAATG CTTGAAAAAGCACGGAGTGATTGCAGGACTAAAGATGAATCTATGCGAAAACTTGAAGAAAACTTCCAAAGCTTGGAGAGTAAGGCCAAAGGCAAGGACcaaatttacaaaaatttacaagaaaagataaaagaacTTGAGGAGTTGAATAAAGCCACGCAAAGTGAATCAGAGAAACAAATCTCTCAATTATCTGACAAATTGAGAGGGAAAGAAGAAACCTGTAGTTCTCTCCAACAAAAG GTGAGAGAGCTAGAGAAAAGGATGAAAGAACAACTGCAGTCAGAGTCAGCAAGTTTTCAACAGAAG GTTCGGGATCTAGAGAAAAGGCTGAAAGATCAGATGCAAGGGTCTGAATCTGAATCTGCCATTTTGAAAGATAAG ATTAAGGAGCTTGAGAGGAAACTGAGAGAGCAGGAGCAGAGCTCAATGTCCATGATTCATCAACAG ATGAAGGAACTGGAGGACAGATACAGAGAGCGAGAGCAACAGTGGCAATGCAGAGAGCGAGAGCAACAGTGGCAACAAACACAAAGTTACGTGGACGCAGTAAAGGCCACACCAGATATAGGTAAAAGCTTCATGAATGAAGAATGTCCAAGCGAGATTGAGGCTGGCATTTTAAGGTGTTCAGACTCAGTAAACCGCCAGATAAGCCAAGGCTCTTCTTTGTTCAAAGGGAGTGATTCTACTAATAAGATAAGAAGCAAAACAAGAGGGTTTAGAAGCAATGATGAAAACAACTTTGTCATGTCATCATCATTGCACGATAGAAAAGTCACAAGGAAATCTGATCCACCCAAAATAGTGAGGAGTGTGAGGCCAACACCAAGACCAGCCACTGCTAATAATCAAGCTCCAGTGTCTCACAAGAGAGCTAGCACAAGCAGAGATCAGGTTCAAGGAATAAGAGAGAGGGAAAGTAAGAAGAAAATATGGTCAAGATAG
- the LOC137811295 gene encoding dof zinc finger protein DOF5.7 → MSPDDIPPSKPATTATTDQETQSSGGRKGSSTRPQEQGLKCPRCDSPNTKFCYYNNYSLTQPRHFCKTCRRYWTKGGALRNVPIGGGCRKNKKVRSSRLSCDSKDSGSSSSDLVGGLKFLHALPPSMDFHLGGLPFPRLHHHPPATYNQFSSFGDTSSASSCFNLDPSPGTTPSSFAALNYPFSYNGAIQGMSAMNVHSGHASSIESLSSINQDLHWKLQQQRLAMLFGGDNNQKDHSGSGGVSSAANHLENQTQKPQPILFQNLEVSKAGIFPVENCRKEHGPSGDTHTPSTEWFFGNSYASVTPTPTATTTSSGGPRNDNASNWSSGVNAWGDVPQQYTALP, encoded by the coding sequence ATGTCACCCGATGACATACCACCTTCAAAGCCAGCCACAACAGCAACAACAGACCAAGAGACTCAAAGTTCAGGTGGCAGAAAAGGGTCCTCCACAAGGCCCCAAGAGCAAGGCCTCAAGTGTCCACGATGCGACTCACCCAACACCAAATTCTGCTACTACAACAACTACAGCCTCACACAGCCAAGGCATTTCTGCAAGACATGTAGAAGATACTGGACAAAAGGTGGGGCGTTGCGTAACGTCCCTATTGGCGGTGGATGCAGGAAGAACAAGAAGGTGAGGTCATCAAGGCTTTCATGTGACTCCAAGGACTCTGGTTCCTCCTCTTCAGACCTTGTTGGTGGCCTCAAGTTCCTTCATGCTCTTCCTCCTTCCATGGACTTTCACCTTGGGGGGTTACCCTTCCCTAGGCTTCATCATCACCCTCCAGCAACTTATAACCAATTTTCCTCTTTTGGGGACACTTCTAGTGCTTCTTCCTGTTTCAACCTTGACCCTTCTCCTGGCACCACCCCAAGTTCTTTCGCTGCTCTTAATTACCCCTTCTCTTACAATGGTGCAATCCAAGGTATGAGCGCTATGAATGTTCACAGTGGTCACGCTTCTTCCATTGAGTCTTTGAGTTCTATAAACCAGGACTTGCACTGGAAGCTACAGCAGCAGCGATTGGCAATGCTGTTTGGTGGAGATAACAACCAGAAAGATCATAGTGGTAGTGGTGGGGTGTCATCAGCGGCTAACCATCTTGAGAACCAGACACAGAAACCACAACCCATTTTGTTTCAAAATCTGGAGGTCTCAAAGGCAGGGATTTTCCCTGTTGAGAACTGTAGAAAAGAACATGGTCCAAGTGGGGACACACACACACCCTCCACTGAGTGGTTCTTTGGGAATTCTTATGCCTCGGTGACTCCTACTCCTACTGCTACTACTACCAGTAGTGGTGGCCCACGGAATGATAATGCAAGCAATTGGAGTAGCGGTGTCAATGCTTGGGGCGATGTGCCGCAGCAATATACTGCTTTGCCCTAG
- the LOC137811297 gene encoding uncharacterized protein, with the protein MDDDQTPVRPRSGRGSRGPTRLKRLALRRAAGEKTHVDIDVNTGVAFGPKADEFMSYLGVVSRERLSILINSWDEVSEVDRNMLWEDVLANFDIPDVEPLRSKILSNIALKFRTFKSRLTSRYIFGDLKDENPCLKYQHIDEETWRLFRESRENEAWMDRRKKAQEIALKNLTPHVMSRSGYRKLEQTLMVEKEKSQQGTYSENVETGVTSPPPPFRHEKWKRARIKKSGAPSSEQSGVIIEKIDSLESDGTFVAEGRHDILVEAIGRPEHSGRVCAAGQGVRIKLYFGVSERQPSSSSKKETQMKTKLREEIMEEMRKETDLMWLEMKKENDRMRQEFLSQQVCAEPIEPLVSPTPKSTKGSCAAPPTSGDDINGQTEDCELLVVGGKLPRVVALGKVYKNATTLHNVPLSPDVAKVTVEKVRFPDARVPLPSDEVTTVADAFQTFVAWPRELIRSMPEPHEPFQPPTPKKKREVPVDDPMASLRLIASQIGNDPFPVPWDNTFFQINTELPLMIYNTDLSEFISGNQELNISIIQFFMMFLHRVCITEGKENMYGFVDPAYTNPVGPNSTETQAYITNILEKEGKQIYLCPYINE; encoded by the exons atggatgacgaccaGACTCCAGTCAGACCTCGATCTGGGCGAGGtagtagaggacctactagattgaagcgtcttgcattgagacgtgctgctggtgagaagacacatgttgacattgacgtcaacactggagtggcttttggtcctaaggcagatgagtttatgagctatcttggagttgtttctcgtgagaggctctccattttgattaattcatgggatgaggtttcagaggttgatcggaacatgctatgggaggatgttctg gcaaactttgacattcctgatgtggaaccgcttcgatcaaagatattatccaatatcgcacttaaatttcgtacctttaagtcaagactgacatcgagatacatttttggcgaccttaaagacgaaaatccatgtttaaagtaccaacatattgatgaagagacatggcgtctttttagagaaagccgtgaaaatgaggcttggatg gatcgtcggaagaaagctcaagagatagctttgaagaatcttaccccgcacgttatgtctcgttcggggtatagaaaacttgagcaaacactgatggtggaaaaggagaaatctcaacaggggacgtattctgagaatgtggaaacaggggtcacttctcctccaccaccttttcgccatgaaaaatggaagagggcccgaattaaaaagtccggtgcaccaagttccgagcaatccggggttataatcgaaaaaatt gattccttggaatccgacggtacatttgttgctgaaggtcgtcacgatatcctggttgaagcaattggacgacctgaacactctggtcgtgtttgtgccgctggacaaggggtcagaattaaactttattttggagtttcagaacgacagccatcctcctcctccaagaaggaaactcaaatgaagactaagttacgtgaagaaataatggaggagatgagaaaggagactgatttgatgtggctggagatgaaaaaggagaatgatcgaatgcgacaagagtttctatcgcaacaagtttgtgctgagccgattgaaccccttgttagtcccactcccaagagcacaaaggggagttgtgcggctcctccaacatcaggggatgatatcaatgggcagacagaggattgtgagctactggtagtgggcggcaaacttcctcgggtggtggcacttggaaaagtctataaaaacgccaccaccttacataacgttcctctctcccctgatgtggcgaaggtaactgttgaaaaagtacgatttcctgatgctcgtgttccactaccttcagatgaggtaaccactgtggccgatgcatttcagacattcgttgcctggcccagagagctcattcgatctatgcccgaacctcat gaaccttttcagccaccaactccgaaaaagaagcgtgaggttccagttgacgatcctatggcttccctacgtctcattgctagtcagattggcaatgatccttttccagttccgtgggataatacattttttcaaatcaacactgaactgccactgatgatttacaacacagatttatcagaatttatatctgggaaccaggagctcaatataagtataattcaattttttatgat gtttttgcatagagtctgtatcactgaggggaaggaaaatatgtatggattcgtagatcctgcatatactaatcccgttggaccaaactcaactgagactcaagcatacatcactaacatcctggaaaaagagggaaaacaaatttatttatgcccttacattaatgagtaa
- the LOC137811296 gene encoding kinesin-like protein KIN-14R isoform X2 encodes MDPIQTNDVHEYPQTLFSEPNDSLMQDANESLFDSMVCDPTSRLIPTGFTRKTEEECFMFVNAGGDAFSEAAGATFLGDTYFDGGNVMRTDERIVEGGDYPFIYQSARLGSFCYRFDNIPPGDYVVDLHFVEIININGPKGMRVFNVYIQDEKVLSELDIYAIVGANKPLQLVDSSVSVKDDGVILIRFEGISGSPVVSGICIRRETKASVPQVTSDHIKCSHCAAQIEIPSSQMKVMQAKSTAKYESKINELKMQCEIKAKECYEAWMSLTATNEQLETVQMELDNVTIKSHTTDQTVEKQAESLRNISNRYELDKKKWADAIYSLQEKIKLMKSDYLKLSFEAHECVDSIPELNKMVFAVQELVKQCEDLKVKYNEEMTKRKKLFNEVQEAKGNIRVFCRCRPLNKAEISAGYNTVVDFDAAKDGCLGILTSGSVKKPFRFDRVYTPKDDQVDVFADASSMVISVLDGYNVCIFAYGQTGTGKTFTMEGTQLNRGVNYRTLEHLFKVSKERSETFSYDISVSVLEVYNEQIRDLLATGQTSKRLEIKQASEGFHHVPGVVEAKIDSINEVWNVLQTGNNARAVGSNNINEHSSRSHCMLCITVKAKNLLNGDCTKSKLWLVDLAGSERLAKTEAQGERLKEAQNINRSLSALGDVISALAAKSSHIPYRNSKLTHLLQDSLGGDSKTLMLVQISPSDQDLGETLSSLNFATRVRGVEVGPVKKQIDTSELQKLKAMLEKARSDCRTKDESMRKLEENFQSLESKAKGKDQIYKNLQEKIKELEELNKATQSESEKQISQLSDKLRGKEETCSSLQQKVRELEKRMKEQLQSESASFQQKVRDLEKRLKDQMQGSESESAILKDKIKELERKLREQEQSSMSMIHQQMKELEDRYREREQQWQCREREQQWQQTQSYVDAVKATPDIGKSFMNEECPSEIEAGILRCSDSVNRQISQGSSLFKGSDSTNKIRSKTRGFRSNDENNFVMSSSLHDRKVTRKSDPPKIVRSVRPTPRPATANNQAPVSHKRASTSRDQVQGIRERESKKKIWSR; translated from the exons ATGGATCCGATTCAAACGAACGATGTTCACGAATACCCACAAACCCTATTCTCAGAACCCAACGATTCTCTAATGCAAGATGCCAATGAGTCCCTGTTCGATTCGATGGTTTGTGACCCCACTTCAAGGCTCATCCCAACTGGCTTTACCAGAAAAACAG AAGAGGAATGTTTCATGTTTGTAAATGCTGGAGGGGATGCTTTTAGTGAAGCAGCTGGTGCAACGTTCCTGGGTGACACGTATTTTGATGGTGGCAACGTTATGCGAACCGACGAGCGGATAGTGGAGGGTGGAGACTATCCATTTATCTATCAATCAGCTCGGTTGGGAAGCTTTTGTTATAGGTTTGATAACATTCCTCCTGGAGACTATGTTGTTGATCTTCATTTTGTGGAAATCATTAACATAAATGGGCCAAAAGGAATGAGGGTCTTCAATGTATACATCCAAGATGAAAAG GTTCTGTCTGAATTGGATATCTATGCAATTGTTGGAGCCAATAAGCCACTGCAGTTGGTTGATTCAAGTGTGTCTGTGAAGGATGATGGGGTGATTCTCATACGATTTGAGGGTATATCTGGAAGCCCAGTCGTAAGTGGGATTTGCATAAGGAGAGAAACCAAGGCCTCAG TTCCACAAGTAACAAGTGATCACATTAAATGTAGCCACTGTGCTGCACAGATTGAAATTCCTTCATCACAG ATGAAAGTTATGCAGGCAAAGTCTACGGCAAAGTATGAGAGTAAGATAAATGAGCTCAAGATGCAGTGTGAGATCAAGGCAAAAGAATGCTATGAAGCATGGATGTCATTAACTGCAACAAATGAGCAATTGGAGACAGTCCAGATGGAACTTGACAATGTGACAATTAAGTCACATACTACTG ATCAAACTGTGGAGAAACAAGCTGAAAGCCTGAGGAATATTTCTAATAGGTACGAGCTTGATAAGAAGAAATGGGCAGATGCAATTTACAgtttacaagaaaaaataaag TTGATGAAAAGTGATTATTTAAAACTTTCCTTTGAAGCGCATGAATGTGTTGATTCGATTCCTGAATTAAATAAGATGGTTTTTGCAGTTCAGGAATTGG TCAAACAGTGTGAAGATCTCAAAGTGAAGTACAACGAAGAGATGACAAAGAGAAAGAAACTCTTCAACGAAGTTCAAGAGGCTAAAG GGAACATTCGGGTTTTCTGCCGATGCCGTCCATTGAATAAGGCTGAAATATCAGCTGGATACAATACAGTTGTGGATTTTGATGCAGCTAAGGACGGATGCCTTGGAATTTTGACAAGTGGCTCCGTCAAAAAACCATTCAGATTTGACAGAGTTTATACACCAAAAGATGATCAAG TTGATGTTTTTGCTGATGCATCATCAATGGTAATCTCTGTACTGGATGGCTACAATGTTTGCATCTTTGCTTATGGGCAAACAGGAACAGGGAAGACATTCACCATGGAAGGAACACAGCTGAACAGAGGAGTAAATTACAGGACTCTTGAGCACTTGTTTAAAGTTAGTAAGGAAAGGAGTGAAACTTTTTCATATGACATATCTGTTAGTGTGCTTGAGGTTTACAACGAACAAATCAGAGACTTATTGGCTACTGGACAAACATCAAAAAG GTTGGAGATAAAACAAGCTTCTGAAGGATTTCATCATGTTCCCGGTGTTGTAGAAGCCAAGATTGATAGCATAAATGAAGTGTGGAATGTACTGCAGACTGGAAATAATGCTAGAGCAGTTGGAAGTAACAACATTAATGAGCATAGCAGTCGATCTCATTG CATGCTATGTATAACAGTAAAGGCTAAAAATTTGTTGAATGGCGACTGTACCAAGAGCAAGCTTTGGCTTGTGGATTTGGCAGGTAGTGAGAGGCTTGCAAAGACTGAGGCTCAAGGGGAACGACTTAAGGAAGCACAAAATATAAATCGATCTCTTTCTGCTCTTGGAGATGTAATATCTGCTTTGGCAGCTAAAAGTAGTCACATTCCATATAG GAACTCTAAACTGACACATTTACTTCAAGACTCGCTGG GAGGCGACTCTAAAACTCTAATGCTTGTACAAATAAGTCCATCAGACCAGGACCTAGGCGAGACACTGAGCTCGCTTAATTTTGCAACTAGAGTGAGGGGTGTTGAGGTAGGCCCTGTTAAGAAGCAAATTGATACAAGTGAACTTCAAAAGTTGAAAGCAATG CTTGAAAAAGCACGGAGTGATTGCAGGACTAAAGATGAATCTATGCGAAAACTTGAAGAAAACTTCCAAAGCTTGGAGAGTAAGGCCAAAGGCAAGGACcaaatttacaaaaatttacaagaaaagataaaagaacTTGAGGAGTTGAATAAAGCCACGCAAAGTGAATCAGAGAAACAAATCTCTCAATTATCTGACAAATTGAGAGGGAAAGAAGAAACCTGTAGTTCTCTCCAACAAAAG GTGAGAGAGCTAGAGAAAAGGATGAAAGAACAACTGCAGTCAGAGTCAGCAAGTTTTCAACAGAAG GTTCGGGATCTAGAGAAAAGGCTGAAAGATCAGATGCAAGGGTCTGAATCTGAATCTGCCATTTTGAAAGATAAG ATTAAGGAGCTTGAGAGGAAACTGAGAGAGCAGGAGCAGAGCTCAATGTCCATGATTCATCAACAG ATGAAGGAACTGGAGGACAGATACAGAGAGCGAGAGCAACAGTGGCAATGCAGAGAGCGAGAGCAACAGTGGCAACAAACACAAAGTTACGTGGACGCAGTAAAGGCCACACCAGATATAGGTAAAAGCTTCATGAATGAAGAATGTCCAAGCGAGATTGAGGCTGGCATTTTAAGGTGTTCAGACTCAGTAAACCGCCAGATAAGCCAAGGCTCTTCTTTGTTCAAAGGGAGTGATTCTACTAATAAGATAAGAAGCAAAACAAGAGGGTTTAGAAGCAATGATGAAAACAACTTTGTCATGTCATCATCATTGCACGATAGAAAAGTCACAAGGAAATCTGATCCACCCAAAATAGTGAGGAGTGTGAGGCCAACACCAAGACCAGCCACTGCTAATAATCAAGCTCCAGTGTCTCACAAGAGAGCTAGCACAAGCAGAGATCAGGTTCAAGGAATAAGAGAGAGGGAAAGTAAGAAGAAAATATGGTCAAGATAG